CTTGTAACAATCCCGGCAATGTTCCCCTCAGCGGTTACAATCGGAATAATGCCGTATGGAGCTTCCGTAATCAATGATAATGCGTCTCTTGCTGTTGCTGTATCCTGCAGCACCACCCCAGGTGGTGTCATAATTTCCTCGATAGTAAGGCTTTGTTCCATTTTGGCGGTAACATCATAAGCGGAGACTATGCCAAGCAGCTTACCTTTCTCGTTTCCAACCAGTAATGTATCCATTTTGCGTTGACGCATAAAGGTAAGAGCTTTACCCAGCGTGCGCCCGGGAAGAGATGTAGATGGATTGTCGCGCATAACTTCTGTTACGGGGATATACTCAGGGTTTTGGTAAATACGGTTTTTGCCGATAAATGATTCTACGAAATCATTAGCAGGCCGGCTGAGCAGCTCATAAGGTGTATCTAGTTGAACGATTTCACCATCTTTTAGAATAGCGATTTTATCTCCAAGCTTCAGTGCTTCATCCATATCATGTGTTACAAATACTATTGTCTTCTTCACTTCTTGTTGCATGCGCAGCAGTTCATCCTGCAGCTGCTCACGGGTAATAGGGTCCAAAGCACCAAACGGTTCATCCATCAATATAATCTCGGGATCAGCAGCCAATGCACGGGCTACACCTACACGCTGCTGCTGCCCACCTGATAATTGTTTCGGATAACGCTTGGCAAATATGGCCGGATCAAGTCCGACTAGGCGGAGCATTTCGAGCACCCGTTCTTTTTTCTTCTTCACATCCCAGCCCTTTAGGTCGGGAATCAAGCCTACATTATCTTCTATGGTGTAGTGCGGGAACAAACCAGCTTGTTGAATAACATAACCGATGTTCTTGCGGAGGGTTACGGGGTTCTCCTTGGTGATATCTTTGCCGTGGATATAAATATGGCCTGAAGTATGCGGAACAAGACGATTTATCATTTTCATCGTTGTTGTCTTTCCGCAACCGCTCGGACCGATCAATACTAGTATTTCTCCAGCTTCAATTTCAAAGCTAATATTCTTAACTGCTTCATAACCATTCGGGTATTTCTTACCTACTTTTTCAAATTTCAGCATAGGGTCTCTCCTTCTTATTTCTATCGTCAGATCATCTCACCGGGCGACTCTGTAAGTTAAACTATAACAAACAACTCCCCAACTGACAACCTACATTATTATAATAAGTTGTTTGTAAATAAATGTAATATTGTAATTATAAAAAAAGCTATCCAGTGATAAACCCCGCTGGATAGCCTTTTTTTGATCTATTATTATAAATGATTCTCTGCATTTTTATTAATAAATTGCTCTGTTCTTTGGTACATTTTCTCATCACCAACTGCTACAAGTACATCATTTTCTCTGAGTATGACATGTGGACCTGGGGAGATTGTTACGTTCGCACCCCGGCGAAGCGCTATAATC
This genomic stretch from Paenibacillus sp. FSL H7-0737 harbors:
- a CDS encoding ABC transporter ATP-binding protein, producing MLKFEKVGKKYPNGYEAVKNISFEIEAGEILVLIGPSGCGKTTTMKMINRLVPHTSGHIYIHGKDITKENPVTLRKNIGYVIQQAGLFPHYTIEDNVGLIPDLKGWDVKKKKERVLEMLRLVGLDPAIFAKRYPKQLSGGQQQRVGVARALAADPEIILMDEPFGALDPITREQLQDELLRMQQEVKKTIVFVTHDMDEALKLGDKIAILKDGEIVQLDTPYELLSRPANDFVESFIGKNRIYQNPEYIPVTEVMRDNPSTSLPGRTLGKALTFMRQRKMDTLLVGNEKGKLLGIVSAYDVTAKMEQSLTIEEIMTPPGVVLQDTATARDALSLITEAPYGIIPIVTAEGNIAGIVTRGSLLTAFAAQWGGTKEEEVSV